The Thermococcus thermotolerans genome contains a region encoding:
- the iorA gene encoding indolepyruvate ferredoxin oxidoreductase subunit alpha → MEAVKAYPSDSTELKTKKREKKLLMGNEAIAYGALESGVVFATGYPGTPSTEVIETIAHLKPEVFAEWAPNEKVALEEAAGVAYTGLRALVTMKCVGLNVAADPLMSLAYSGVEGGLVILVADDPGPHTSQTEQDDRYYGKISLLPVLEPADPQEAHDLIIYAYELSEKYKVPVIFRTTTRVNHTTADVEVGEFVELNRKPVFKKDIERYVRASMEGNRKRHRWLNETLTKIEEEFSSMPFNWVEGEGRIGIIVEGAPYNYVREALPKIKGDFKILKLSTPHPLPRRLVVEFLKSVEFAVVIEDGAPFLEEEVKIAAYEAGLSVPIYGKRTGHFPLEGELTPSLVRNALLGLMGEEGETYEKPEEVKYAESLAPKRPPVMCPGCPHRGSYRAALDALRDLKLGRYSVPIHGDIGCYALSLLPPLEAIWTEYVMGASISLANGQSVALNKKVIATIGDSTFFHNGIQPLVDAVYKNLNVLVMILDNRTTAMTGHQPHPGTGGSETGRRFNEIDIEALVKALGVKYVKTVDPYDLKATREAIKEAMKVEGPAVIIAKQECVIPVIRRGEIGEIPLVIEEKCTGCKACILLTGCPALVYDPETNKVRIDNLLCTGCGVCNQLCPFDAIKFPSELEKS, encoded by the coding sequence GTGGAGGCAGTTAAGGCTTATCCTTCTGACTCAACCGAGCTCAAGACCAAGAAGCGCGAGAAAAAACTTCTCATGGGCAACGAGGCCATAGCTTACGGAGCCCTTGAGAGCGGTGTTGTCTTTGCGACAGGTTATCCCGGGACTCCTTCAACGGAGGTAATTGAGACCATAGCCCATCTGAAGCCCGAGGTATTCGCAGAGTGGGCGCCCAACGAGAAGGTTGCCCTTGAGGAAGCGGCCGGCGTTGCATACACAGGCCTCAGGGCGCTCGTTACCATGAAATGCGTCGGTCTCAACGTCGCGGCCGACCCGCTGATGAGTTTAGCATATTCCGGCGTTGAGGGTGGTTTGGTCATCCTCGTCGCCGACGACCCCGGGCCGCACACCAGCCAGACCGAGCAGGACGACAGGTATTATGGAAAAATCTCACTTTTGCCCGTCCTTGAGCCTGCCGACCCGCAGGAGGCCCACGATTTAATCATCTACGCCTATGAGCTGAGCGAGAAGTATAAAGTCCCAGTCATCTTCAGGACAACCACGAGGGTAAACCACACGACTGCAGATGTTGAAGTCGGCGAGTTCGTCGAGCTGAACCGAAAGCCGGTCTTCAAGAAGGACATTGAGCGCTACGTTAGAGCCAGCATGGAGGGCAACAGGAAGAGGCACCGCTGGTTGAACGAGACCCTGACAAAGATAGAGGAGGAGTTCAGCTCGATGCCCTTCAACTGGGTCGAGGGCGAGGGAAGGATTGGGATAATCGTCGAGGGCGCGCCCTACAACTACGTGCGCGAGGCTCTGCCAAAGATAAAGGGAGATTTTAAAATACTCAAGCTCTCGACCCCCCACCCTCTCCCGAGGAGGCTCGTGGTTGAGTTCCTCAAGAGCGTGGAGTTCGCGGTGGTTATAGAGGACGGTGCCCCGTTCCTTGAGGAAGAGGTCAAGATAGCGGCCTACGAGGCAGGCCTCAGCGTCCCAATCTACGGCAAGAGAACCGGCCACTTCCCGCTTGAGGGGGAGCTGACGCCTTCCCTTGTGAGGAATGCCCTTCTGGGGCTGATGGGCGAAGAGGGTGAGACCTACGAGAAGCCCGAGGAAGTTAAATACGCCGAAAGCCTCGCCCCGAAGAGGCCCCCGGTGATGTGTCCCGGCTGTCCGCACAGGGGAAGCTACAGAGCAGCCCTCGACGCTTTGAGGGATTTGAAGCTCGGAAGATACAGCGTCCCGATTCACGGCGACATAGGCTGCTATGCACTGTCGCTCCTTCCGCCGCTTGAAGCCATCTGGACGGAGTACGTTATGGGGGCGAGCATAAGCCTTGCCAACGGCCAGAGCGTGGCGCTGAACAAGAAGGTGATAGCCACCATCGGCGATTCAACGTTCTTCCACAACGGAATCCAGCCGCTGGTCGATGCCGTCTACAAGAACCTGAACGTCTTAGTTATGATACTCGACAACAGAACCACCGCAATGACCGGCCACCAGCCCCACCCCGGAACCGGAGGCAGTGAAACCGGCAGGAGGTTCAACGAGATAGACATCGAGGCCCTCGTCAAGGCTCTGGGTGTCAAGTACGTCAAAACCGTTGACCCCTACGACCTCAAGGCCACGAGGGAGGCCATCAAAGAGGCCATGAAGGTTGAAGGGCCGGCGGTAATAATAGCGAAACAGGAGTGCGTCATCCCTGTCATAAGGCGCGGTGAGATAGGCGAGATACCGCTCGTCATCGAGGAGAAGTGCACCGGCTGTAAAGCCTGCATCCTCTTAACCGGCTGTCCGGCGCTCGTTTACGACCCGGAGACGAACAAGGTGAGGATAGACAACCTGCTCTGCACCGGCTGTGGCGTCTGCAACCAGCTCTGCCCGTTCGATGCCATAAAATTCCCGAGCGAGCTGGAGAAGAGCTAA
- a CDS encoding DUF4152 family protein, with the protein MRIVAADTGGALLDEGYNPIGLIATAAVLVEKPYRTATLSIVKYADPFGYDMSGRQAVREEAFLAVELARKVKPDVIHLDSTLGGIEVRKLDEPTIEALTITDRGKEVWKDLAKDLQPLAKKFWEETGIEMIAIGKSSVPVRIAEIYSGIYTAKWAIDYARENGRAIVGLPRYMKVEIRSGKIYGESLDPREGGLFGEIEANTEGVGWELYPNPLVRRFMVLEVWRE; encoded by the coding sequence ATGAGGATAGTCGCCGCTGACACGGGTGGTGCTCTGCTGGATGAGGGTTACAATCCCATAGGCCTGATAGCTACCGCCGCGGTTCTCGTGGAGAAGCCATACAGGACGGCAACGCTGAGCATCGTTAAGTACGCTGACCCATTCGGCTACGACATGAGCGGAAGACAGGCCGTTCGGGAGGAGGCTTTCTTAGCCGTTGAACTCGCGAGGAAAGTTAAGCCCGATGTGATACATCTCGACTCGACCCTCGGCGGAATCGAAGTCAGAAAGCTCGACGAGCCGACGATAGAGGCACTCACGATAACAGACCGGGGTAAAGAGGTCTGGAAAGACCTGGCTAAAGACCTTCAACCGCTGGCAAAGAAGTTCTGGGAGGAGACGGGGATAGAGATGATCGCGATAGGCAAGTCCAGCGTTCCTGTGAGGATAGCGGAGATTTACTCTGGAATATACACCGCAAAGTGGGCTATCGACTACGCCAGAGAGAACGGCAGGGCTATCGTTGGTCTCCCGAGGTATATGAAAGTCGAGATACGCTCCGGGAAAATCTACGGCGAGAGCCTTGACCCCCGTGAGGGCGGCCTCTTCGGGGAAATCGAGGCAAACACTGAAGGGGTCGGCTGGGAGCTCTATCCGAACCCCCTCGTGAGGCGCTTCATGGTGCTGGAAGTGTGGAGGGAGTGA
- a CDS encoding AI-2E family transporter translates to MRAGKLVWAATVLIIIYITWKAISPLITPIFFGLILAYAAHPIHRRLSPRIGGMKSALLLTVGMLGLGSIVTFEILMISVQVASSFYHSIVDFFRWLMTQPLPPEVLDFLQNFFNQLVPRLSDYISRQAFSLPMYLLQLVVFLFTFYYALAFSREIAEEIRLAIPERNRHLGEEILESLNKTLGALVRAWLILNVVKGVLMTLGFIAFGVSDVYTAIVAGFLTFIFSFVPLFEGWMIWLIAAAYFAREGMYLHAVGISLYGFLLVSPMPDYTIRPMMVAKDTNLDETLVFIGMIGGTWAMGVKGLIIGPIVLNLLLVLLKEWKRVVSKEPSHRHSQAPPKPAPHPVG, encoded by the coding sequence ATGAGGGCAGGAAAACTGGTCTGGGCGGCCACGGTGCTCATAATAATCTACATTACGTGGAAGGCAATCAGTCCGCTGATAACACCGATATTCTTCGGACTGATTCTGGCCTACGCGGCCCATCCAATCCACCGGCGGCTGAGCCCCAGGATTGGAGGAATGAAATCGGCCCTCCTTCTTACGGTGGGGATGCTCGGTCTTGGAAGTATCGTTACCTTCGAGATCCTCATGATATCGGTTCAGGTTGCATCGTCCTTCTACCACAGTATTGTCGATTTCTTCAGGTGGCTGATGACACAGCCACTGCCCCCCGAGGTTCTCGACTTTCTCCAGAACTTCTTCAATCAGCTGGTTCCCCGGCTTTCGGACTACATATCGAGGCAGGCATTCTCGCTCCCCATGTACCTTCTCCAGCTCGTTGTCTTTCTGTTCACGTTCTATTACGCGCTCGCCTTTTCCAGGGAGATAGCGGAGGAAATACGGCTGGCGATACCCGAGAGAAACCGCCACCTGGGGGAGGAGATACTGGAGAGCCTCAACAAGACCCTTGGAGCACTCGTGAGGGCGTGGCTCATCCTCAATGTCGTTAAGGGCGTGCTCATGACACTGGGCTTCATAGCTTTCGGGGTTTCCGATGTATATACGGCGATAGTTGCGGGCTTCCTGACGTTCATCTTCTCCTTCGTCCCCCTCTTTGAGGGCTGGATGATATGGCTTATCGCCGCGGCGTACTTCGCCAGGGAGGGCATGTACCTGCACGCGGTCGGGATATCCCTCTACGGCTTCCTGCTGGTCTCGCCAATGCCGGACTACACTATAAGGCCCATGATGGTGGCTAAGGATACAAACCTAGACGAAACCCTGGTCTTCATAGGGATGATAGGCGGAACCTGGGCCATGGGGGTGAAGGGCCTGATAATCGGCCCGATAGTTCTCAACCTTCTCCTGGTTCTTCTGAAAGAATGGAAGAGGGTGGTCTCTAAAGAACCTTCACACCGGCACTCTCAAGCTCCCCCAAAGCCCGCTCCTCATCCTGTGGGTTGA
- a CDS encoding nicotinamidase, whose translation MPEEALIVVDMQRDFMPGGALPVPEGDRIIPRCNRYIKAFMERGALIVATRDWHPENHISFRERGGPWPKHCVQNTPGAEFVVELPADAVIISKATEPDKEAYSGFEGTELAEILKKRGVKRVYICGVATEYCVKATALDAVKHGFETYLLRDAVKGINPQDEERALGELESAGVKVL comes from the coding sequence ATGCCCGAGGAGGCCCTTATAGTTGTTGACATGCAGAGGGATTTCATGCCGGGGGGAGCATTACCCGTTCCTGAGGGCGACAGGATAATTCCCCGGTGCAACCGCTACATCAAAGCCTTCATGGAGAGGGGGGCGCTGATAGTTGCCACCCGCGACTGGCACCCCGAGAACCACATCAGCTTTAGAGAGCGTGGCGGCCCTTGGCCGAAGCACTGCGTCCAGAACACTCCAGGTGCCGAGTTCGTGGTGGAACTTCCGGCCGATGCGGTGATAATATCCAAGGCGACGGAGCCGGATAAAGAAGCATACTCCGGCTTTGAGGGCACCGAGCTGGCGGAGATACTTAAAAAGCGCGGGGTTAAAAGGGTCTACATCTGTGGCGTTGCGACCGAGTACTGCGTTAAAGCAACGGCCCTTGATGCCGTCAAACACGGCTTCGAGACGTATCTCCTCAGGGATGCGGTGAAGGGAATCAACCCACAGGATGAGGAGCGGGCTTTGGGGGAGCTTGAGAGTGCCGGTGTGAAGGTTCTTTAG